A single genomic interval of Pyrus communis chromosome 7, drPyrComm1.1, whole genome shotgun sequence harbors:
- the LOC137740554 gene encoding uncharacterized protein → MAKSPDNKITDIGTTNGKKESKGRRRVEIKRVEDKNKRHVTFSKRKRGLFNKAAELSVLTGAETAAIVVSSNGKVFCFGSPSPDTVIERYLSDNTFLLPAGQSDNHLQNNNTHHSSNKKQIEDYVEASRRLKEAKVLKGGKKNNSNNNGGDGGCSYGWWERPIGMMTSLEELEEYRDALYKLKHNVEVRTNQMIRETSPSTHFSPLLFMDDIWNSPELSHGFFSRSSTMVTSAQLQILQSPTTSLIATVSSYVAVKLDDSNYLTWNFQIELLLEDHGLMGFVDGSYSYPARFNVPTSRDSTVSSTDVLSPIESDQFKIWKMQDQALMQLLTAT, encoded by the exons ATGGCTAAGAGTCCTGATAATAAGATCACAGACATAGGTACTACTAATGGGAAAAAGGAGAGCAAAGGTCGAAGAAGGGTTGAAATCAAGAGAGTTGAAGACAAGAACAAGCGTCACGTGACTTTCTCCAAGCGCAAAAGGGGTCTCTTCAACAAAGCAGCGGAGCTCAGCGTTTTGACTGGTGCAGAGACGGCTGCGATTGTCGTGTCAAGCAATGGCAAGGTTTTCTGCTTCGGAAGCCCCTCACCTGACACCGTCATCGAGCGCTACCTTAGTGACAATACCTTCTTACTACCTGCAGGTCAATCAGATAATCATCTCCAAAACAACAACACTCACCATTCTAGTaataagaaacaaatagaggatTATGTGGAAGCTTCGAGACGCTTGAAGGAAGCGAAAGTATTGAAGGgtgggaagaaaaataatagtaataataatgGAGGAGATGGAGGTTGTTCTTATGGGTGGTGGGAGAGGCCGATTGGGATGATGACTAGTTTGGAAGAGTTGGAAGAGTACAGGGATGCTTTGTACAAGTTGAAACACAACGTGGAGGTTCGAACCAATCAAATGATCCGGGAAACTAGTCCTTCCACTCACTTTTCCCCGCTTTTGTTTATGGATGATATCTGGAATTCTCCTGAATTAAGCCATG GTTTCTTCTCTCGATCTTCTACAATGGTGACTTCTGCTCAACTACAGATTCTTCAATCACCTACAACGTCTCTCATAGCAACAGTCTCATCCTATGTGGCTGTCAAACTTGATGATTCCAACTATCTTACTTGGAATTTTCAGATCGAATTGCTTCTTGAAGATCATGGTCTTATGGGTTTTGTGGACGGGTCTTATTCCTATCCTGCTCGATTTAATGTGCCTACTTCTAGGGATTCAACTGTTTCTTCAACTGATGTATTATCTCCAATTGAAAGTGATCAGTTCAAAATTTGGAAAATGCAAGATCAGGCATTGATGCAATTGCTCACAGCCACTTAA
- the LOC137740553 gene encoding auxin-responsive protein SAUR71-like has translation MKRVLRYLLIGVRSSKLLSQLIGAPGVKRLKSPSMPPKGYVPVCVDVDGYTKRFIVHTTLLRHTEFLELLYKSAEEYDFCNDGVLRIPCEAKDFEEYWMTKTSKPKIYKVEPVQLVCC, from the coding sequence ATGAAGAGAGTACTCCGCTATTTGCTAATCGGGGTGAGAAGCAGCAAGTTGTTGAGCCAGTTGATCGGAGCTCCAGGAGTGAAAAGACTGAAGAGTCCTTCAATGCCACCAAAAGGTTATGTGCCTGTTTGTGTTGATGTAGATGGTTACACGAAGCGTTTTATAGTTCATACTACATTACTCCGCCATACAGAGTTCTTGGAGTTGTTGTATAAGTCAGCGGAGGAATATGACTTTTGCAATGATGGGGTCTTGAGGATTCCATGTGAAGCCAAGGATTTTGAGGAGTATTGGATGACCAAAACGTCCAAACCCAAGATTTATAAGGTTGAACCGGTTCAACTAGTCTGCTGTTAG
- the LOC137740552 gene encoding auxin-responsive protein SAUR21-like, whose amino-acid sequence MKKVLSYLLTGVRSSKLLSQLIGAPVVKRLKNTPSMTPKGYVPVCVGVDGDTKRFMIHTTLFRHADFSELLYKSAEEYGFCNDGVLRIPFEAKDFENHWMIKRSKPKIYKVEPVQLLWIGEIDEIVVSYQVFQEC is encoded by the exons ATGAAGAAAGTACTTTCCTATTTGCTAACAGGGGTGAGAAGCAGCAAGTTGTTGAGCCAGTTGATCGGAGCTCCAGTAGTGAAAAGACTGAAAAACACTCCTTCAATGACACCAAAGGGTTATGTTCCTGTTTGTGTTGGCGTGGATGGGGATACGAAGCGTTTCATGATTCATACCACATTGTTTCGCCATGCAGACTTCTCGGAGTTGCTGTATAAGTCAGCTGAGGAATATGGTTTCTGCAACGATGGGGTTTTGAGGATTCCATTCGAGGCCAAGGATTTTGAGAATCATTGGATGATCAAACGGTCCAAACCCAAGATTTATAAGGTTGAACCAGTTCAATTACTCT GGATAGGAGAGATTGATGAGATTGTAGTCAGCTACCAGGTTTTTCAGGAATGTTGA